The Cyanobacterium sp. T60_A2020_053 genome has a window encoding:
- a CDS encoding AI-2E family transporter, protein MNESRLKISLSSLGVVIVTVLSLILLWHLRSLLVTLMIAVVLAATLSPIVDTMEKFVPRWLAVIVAYLGIIAVVTGASLIIGPTVFTQIQRLLQKFPLYLDILSNLTEDLILRIGITEPRALNLIDQLLDLQALTSWAVRSSQKLLVSSLGLTKGLVGAVLNLILSVLLSGYLLAGSQKLIKGFIALFPSPWDARLEAQFPPVTDRMGRYIQGRILVSFLLGVAITIGLKWVGITEFALGLGVIAGFTNLIPFFGPVLGSIPALIVAIAQGGWVFLWVFLLFVIIQNVETYVLDPLLVGSSVKVEPLYQLLAVLGGVQVLGILGAIIVPPWVAGAGVVLENLYLQPKLAKSNGLVVETCSKN, encoded by the coding sequence ATGAATGAATCAAGGCTCAAAATCTCCCTCAGCAGTCTTGGGGTAGTCATTGTAACAGTATTATCTTTAATTCTTCTGTGGCATTTGCGTAGTCTTCTTGTCACTCTCATGATTGCGGTAGTTTTGGCTGCGACTCTTTCCCCTATTGTCGATACGATGGAAAAATTTGTGCCTCGTTGGTTGGCGGTGATTGTAGCTTACTTGGGCATTATTGCTGTGGTGACGGGCGCTAGTTTGATTATTGGACCTACTGTTTTTACTCAAATTCAGCGTTTGTTACAAAAATTTCCCCTGTATTTGGATATTTTGTCTAATTTAACTGAGGATTTAATTTTGCGAATCGGTATTACTGAGCCAAGAGCTCTTAATCTAATTGACCAACTTTTGGATTTACAGGCTTTAACATCTTGGGCGGTGCGATCAAGTCAAAAATTGCTAGTAAGCTCTCTAGGGTTGACTAAAGGCCTTGTGGGAGCGGTTTTAAATCTTATCCTTTCCGTACTTTTATCGGGGTATTTACTTGCCGGTTCTCAAAAGTTAATTAAAGGTTTTATTGCTTTATTTCCTAGTCCTTGGGATGCACGTTTAGAAGCTCAATTTCCCCCTGTCACCGACCGTATGGGGCGCTATATTCAAGGCAGAATTTTAGTATCGTTTTTATTAGGGGTGGCTATTACTATTGGTTTAAAGTGGGTGGGAATTACAGAGTTTGCTCTTGGCTTGGGTGTTATTGCTGGTTTTACTAATTTAATTCCCTTTTTTGGTCCTGTTTTAGGTTCGATTCCTGCTTTAATCGTTGCTATTGCTCAGGGCGGTTGGGTTTTTCTTTGGGTATTTTTGTTATTTGTGATTATTCAAAATGTAGAAACTTATGTACTAGACCCACTTTTGGTGGGTTCGAGTGTGAAGGTTGAGCCTCTTTATCAGCTTTTGGCGGTTTTGGGTGGTGTACAGGTTTTAGGTATTCTCGGCGCTATTATTGTACCGCCTTGGGTGGCGGGCGCTGGGGTAGTTCTTGAAAATCTTTATCTACAACCTAAGTTGGCAAAAAGTAACGGTTTAGTGGTTGAAACTTGTTCTAAAAATTAA
- a CDS encoding prepilin-type N-terminal cleavage/methylation domain-containing protein, producing the protein MKTKLWLFSKLLKFQLEQGITLTELLVALVISGLVLVGATNGFINILRANSGVESKSDRVNGMSRALISIQEDVKGAVAVTRKNATSGGDCNSSAVNSAQCLTIYSPITNNLDASDAVIASCDTPDTVIYYGYQDISSPSSSSVWLKPGILRRRVMTKNRSGDTCTYTAGNWTTVADGLISLNEPNPNPTCPPQSVGLTTGTPAIFGANASNLGGFRFCLRADDPSPNNTADLSADNRLVRVFLYGHVIDSDLPINVDTVTFARSER; encoded by the coding sequence ATGAAAACGAAACTATGGCTTTTCAGTAAGTTATTAAAATTTCAATTAGAGCAAGGCATTACTTTAACGGAATTATTGGTGGCTTTAGTTATTAGTGGTTTAGTTTTGGTGGGCGCTACTAATGGTTTTATTAATATTCTTCGTGCCAACAGTGGTGTAGAATCTAAATCTGATCGTGTTAATGGGATGTCACGGGCGCTGATCAGTATTCAAGAGGATGTGAAGGGTGCTGTGGCTGTTACTCGCAAAAATGCTACATCTGGAGGCGATTGCAACTCATCTGCGGTTAACTCTGCTCAATGTTTGACCATTTATTCCCCCATTACCAACAATCTTGATGCTAGTGATGCAGTAATTGCTAGTTGCGACACTCCCGATACCGTAATTTACTATGGGTATCAAGATATTAGCAGTCCATCTTCTAGTTCAGTTTGGCTAAAGCCCGGTATTTTGAGAAGACGGGTGATGACTAAAAATAGAAGTGGTGATACTTGTACTTATACTGCTGGAAACTGGACTACTGTGGCGGATGGTTTGATTAGTCTTAATGAACCTAATCCCAATCCAACTTGTCCTCCTCAATCTGTTGGCTTAACCACTGGAACACCTGCTATATTTGGAGCTAATGCTAGTAATTTGGGGGGATTTCGTTTTTGTTTAAGGGCAGATGATCCTAGTCCTAATAATACAGCCGATCTTAGTGCGGATAATCGTTTAGTGAGAGTGTTTTTATATGGTCATGTGATTGATAGTGATTTACCCATTAATGTTGATACTGTCACCTTTGCTAGAAGTGAAAGATAG
- a CDS encoding DUF2887 domain-containing protein, whose product MKTDKLFYRIFLTEQSLISELIPEIPEDCQFDYNAPVVKEKEFRLDGLLTPLVDDDNFPLVFLEAQMQNDAEFYGRYFGGIFVYLHQYKITKDWRGLLILHNRKQNLGNEKPYQDLLDKRVQRIFLSDLLTQDNLSPNVALLKLIIIPKKEAVEEANKILASARNEQEFKVKLDLVEAILVNKFPKLSIEEIQKMMNLREADITQTKFYQQVWEIGHSEGRTEGLTEGIQIGRFEATQVAEANLVIRLLNRRCGTLPSHIEGRVRCLSIPQLESLGEALLDFQGITDLENWLRNNSQI is encoded by the coding sequence ATGAAAACAGACAAATTATTTTATCGCATCTTTTTAACTGAACAATCATTAATCTCAGAATTAATCCCCGAAATACCCGAAGATTGTCAATTTGATTATAATGCCCCTGTGGTGAAAGAAAAAGAATTTCGCCTCGATGGATTATTAACACCATTAGTTGATGACGATAATTTTCCCCTTGTGTTTTTAGAAGCACAAATGCAGAATGACGCTGAGTTTTACGGGCGCTATTTTGGTGGTATCTTTGTCTATCTGCATCAATATAAAATTACTAAAGACTGGCGAGGATTGCTAATTTTACATAACCGTAAACAGAATTTAGGCAACGAAAAACCTTATCAAGATTTGTTAGATAAAAGAGTCCAAAGAATATTTTTATCAGACTTATTAACACAAGACAATTTAAGCCCTAATGTAGCATTATTAAAGCTAATTATTATTCCAAAAAAAGAAGCAGTAGAAGAAGCCAATAAAATCTTAGCCAGTGCCAGAAATGAACAAGAATTTAAAGTAAAACTAGATTTAGTAGAAGCTATACTGGTAAATAAATTCCCAAAATTAAGTATAGAGGAGATACAAAAAATGATGAATTTGAGAGAAGCCGACATCACCCAAACTAAATTTTATCAGCAAGTATGGGAAATTGGACACAGTGAAGGGCGCACTGAGGGATTAACAGAAGGAATACAAATCGGGCGTTTTGAAGCTACCCAAGTAGCAGAAGCTAATCTAGTTATTCGCTTGTTAAATCGCCGTTGCGGTACTTTGCCCTCTCACATTGAAGGGAGAGTGCGCTGTCTCTCTATTCCTCAATTAGAGTCTTTAGGAGAGGCATTATTAGATTTTCAAGGTATCACCGATTTAGAAAACTGGTTAAGAAATAACTCCCAAATCTAA
- a CDS encoding DUF2887 domain-containing protein encodes MKTDKLFYRIFLTQQSLIRELIPEIPEDCQFDYNAPVVKEKEFRLDGLLTPLVDDDNFPLVFLEAQMQNDAEFYGRYFGGIFVYLHQYKITKDWRGLLILHNRKQNLGNEKPYQDLLDKRVQRIFLSDLLTQDNLSPNVALLKLIIIPKKEAVEEANKILASARNEQEFKVKLDLVEAILVNKFPKLSIEEIQKMMNLREADITQTKFYQQVWEIGHQEGRTEGRTEGLTEGIEIGRIEATQEAEANMVIRQLNRRCGSLPSQMEGEVRCLSIPQLESLGEMLLDFRGITDLENWLKNNSEN; translated from the coding sequence ATGAAAACCGATAAATTATTTTACCGAATTTTTCTCACTCAACAATCATTAATCAGGGAATTAATCCCCGAAATACCTGAAGATTGTCAATTTGATTATAATGCCCCTGTGGTGAAAGAAAAAGAATTTCGCCTCGATGGATTATTAACACCATTAGTTGATGACGATAATTTTCCCCTTGTGTTTTTAGAAGCACAAATGCAGAATGACGCTGAGTTTTACGGGCGCTATTTTGGTGGTATCTTTGTCTATCTGCATCAATATAAAATTACTAAAGACTGGCGAGGATTGCTAATTTTACATAACCGTAAACAGAATTTAGGCAACGAAAAACCTTATCAAGATTTGTTAGATAAAAGAGTCCAAAGAATATTTTTATCAGACTTATTAACACAAGACAATTTAAGCCCTAATGTAGCATTATTAAAGCTAATTATTATTCCAAAAAAAGAAGCAGTAGAAGAAGCCAATAAAATCTTAGCCAGTGCCAGAAATGAACAAGAATTTAAAGTAAAACTAGATTTAGTAGAAGCTATACTGGTAAATAAATTCCCAAAATTAAGTATAGAGGAGATACAAAAAATGATGAATTTGAGAGAAGCCGACATCACCCAAACTAAATTTTATCAGCAAGTATGGGAAATTGGACATCAAGAAGGGCGCACCGAAGGGCGCACGGAAGGATTAACAGAAGGAATAGAAATCGGGCGCATTGAAGCTACCCAAGAAGCAGAAGCAAATATGGTTATCCGTCAATTAAATCGCCGTTGCGGTAGTTTACCCTCTCAAATGGAAGGGGAAGTGCGCTGTCTCTCTATCCCTCAATTAGAATCTTTAGGGGAAATGTTACTCGATTTTCGAGGTATTACCGATTTGGAAAACTGGTTGAAAAATAACTCTGAAAATTAA